In the Augochlora pura isolate Apur16 chromosome 7, APUR_v2.2.1, whole genome shotgun sequence genome, tgtATTCTGTGGACGggtgtgtgtatatatgtgtttGTGTGTATGGttcgcgtgcgcgcgagcgTACTCGCGtgtatagaaatattacgCGTCAAGATTTTCGTTTTACTTTACTGTATCGTTGGCGTTCTCTTCTCACAATGGTTTCTCTTTTCTCGATGCTTTCCCTTTGCACAATGGTTTCCGTAGTTGTGTCTTCCGCCACATCAATGTGcgcgaaaacaaaattttttccatttttcggCAGTATCGGCCCATCCTTTTGTCTCGCCAAAGCAGCTATACGTGCCAGTGACTCTTCTCCCCTCGCGAGAATCGAACGCTTGCGCATgacattctaaaaatataaaaaatcataaatcatTGCTATCgtaagaattatttgatcGTCGGTAAACGCGATTTCGTCGTGGAAGCTTACGTGGATCACGTGAGAATTTCCTTTTAAATTTGAACTATTCAACATGTCCGCTATAGTGTGAGGTATCCGTGTTTCGGCTGCGGGCGCTGACGAATCCAGTAATGTATTTTCCGTTCGACTCTCGTCGATACGCCTTTTCTTCAAGATCTTCATgccaaatttaaatatttcactgttGTTCAAATCATTCTCGATTTCGACGTCCACGTTAATCTGAAAATGTAAGATAGAATGGATAGTTTTAAGGATCCGCTTAAAAccatttaaatgtaataatgtttGGAATGTTTTTCTTAGTCATTGAAAAAACCATGCGAcggatttttattagaaaaattataataagaaacaaattccAAACGTTCGACCGACAGAACATTTTACCATCCTTTCTGCTAAAAACTTCTCTCTTTCGTGTCTTATTTTGCGCCATTTCgcttcgtcttcttcgtctGACAAATCAACGCAACCGTCCTTGTCTTCACACGGTTGCAACTCATCGTTAGTATCTTGTTTgtctagaaaaattaattttttaaaaattagtttcgtTTTCAAAAGAAGACATTTGTTTTAGTAACGAAATTTTTTCTTAAGCAACatacttatatttttccaCTTGAACTTTCGTTCCCGACCGCTTTCGCTGAACAAATCGCCCTCCTCGAACAATAATTCCTTGAGTATCCGCACTTCTTTCTGATCCTCGTCCAACATCTGTTTCATATGAAGTTTGCCCAACTGATTTTTCACTTGTGTCTCGTCAATTTCCTCGTCGTCCCCTTCTTCCAACTCCAACTTATCCATATCCTTTTCATCTTCGTCCGCGGACACGTCGCAGTCGCTTTCGCTGAGCTCGGCTTCGTTCTCCAAAAACCCGGCGgcatattgttttatatttttcttcggcaCGACAACCACCTCGTTCTCATCCGAATCGTAATCTATAAATTTGTCCTCGTCGCATTCGCTTTGGATGTCGTCGTCGCTGGACAACGAATCCTCGTTTTCTTCCTCGTCGTCGGATAACTCTAACCTCTTCACTCTCCTCTTCGCTCGATTCGTAATTTCTTGCATCGTCGAACCTTTGTTCTCGTCGTCCGAGTTCGACAAAACACCCGACTTCTCTCTGGAATCGTTGTTTTCCATTTGTTGTTGGTGGATAGCATCCTTCTTCGTGGATGCGGAGTTCTTATCCGTTACCGATTCttgcgaattttttaataaattttcaccgTCCGGCAGGTTGGACGCCGTTGGATCTGGCAACTTTGAACAGTCGAGGCTGTTGTTCATACCCGTGCCGCAGGTCATGAATTTTCCAGAACACAGTTCCATCAATTCGTCTTCCATTATATCGTCGTTCATATCATTTTGATCGGTAAAGAGTAGCTTTTTAGGATTCGAGTTGCACTGTTGCGAAAATTCGCCGATTAAAGGACTAGCCATGAAATCGGAATTAGACTCTTCTACTAACGATTCTTGTCCGATCTGTGCCATCTGCTCCGAATCCTTTAGATACGTGCTCAACGCTGTTAATTGCGTCGCcggagaaacaaaattataattattagttttttttattagcgGCGTATGATTCGATTTCTGTTCGAAATCGCTGTCAACGTGCGCCTGAGAAACTGGAATGTCTTTTTCGTTCTCGTTTGGGCTCTCGCGAAACATATCTGAAGGCATCGTTGACGACGACAAAGATTTTTCGTTATTCAAAATCACGTTAACTTCGTTATTCAACGTATCACAGGATCGCGAGTCGTCTTCTATAGGTTCTACAATTCGTCTAAACGGTTTACGTTTCGCATCGATACTATCACAGGTACTGCTCTCGTCGTCTTCTAAAATCAGCCTCTCCTCGTCTTTCTCGAAATTCTCATCCTCGTCTTCTTCTATAATTTCATCTTTGTCGTCCACTTCTTCGTCATCGCTAACATCCGCTTCATCGTCCACGAATTCACATTTAcgtcttttcttctctttcttttcataTATATCGTCCTCTTCCaaatcctcctcctcctcctcctcctcctccccctcgcTTTCATATGTCGCAATGCTTGACAATTTGCTAAGCTTGTCTTCCTCGTCGAAAGTCTCGTTCCATTCTATATCGTGTTCCTTCATCTCCTGTTCCTTTTCCTTCCACTCTTCCTCGCGCTTCTGCGCCATCTTCTCTTCTAATTCTTGCTTCAGGAGCACCAATTTCGCGCCAGGCTTTTTCAACTTGGGGTCCACTTTCTCGGCATCTTTAAGTTTATACGGCAGTATCTCTTTAACTTCGATCGATGAACCATCGGGAGATTCTATCAATTGTGTTACCGTCACTTTCGACGTGTCGCTCgcttcctttttaattttcgaatgcTTGTTTACAAACCTGTCTAGGAAAGCGCTTATTGCACTTTTATTTGGTTTCACGTCGTTTGTCAAATCGATCACCGTACCCGGCGCGCCTCTTAACTTAGGAGTTGTATTTTGCACGCTTAATAAagtctttttctctttcacttttGGTGTAATATCGAGCTTCGGCGGCGATAGGCCATATTCGTTGTACTCGTCCGACTCTTCCGCAGTTAACCCTAACGACTGTTTTACCATTTTCGCATAATCGGTAACGTTAGAGCTGGAATCGTTCGAAGAATCGTCGTCAGTCTGTAAATTATACTTTCCACTGTCACAGTTTCTATGAGAACTTTGCTTTACcacatttgtttctttatctttaatttcaatgatttcaTCTTGCACTATGgcattttcttctttatgAGATTTTTCAACCTCATTtgtaattttagataaaatatgtTCATCAGCATTCTCTGTAGCAGTGACATCACAATTATCTTTCAATGTTTCTAACTCATTTGTGTCGTCTATTTCCATTGTATCGACTTCCATTAGCGAAGAactgtttgttttatttatttctgtaatatttacatttgcTTCATGCATTACATTCGCGTCATTGTCTTCTTTGTCATTCACAGACAACTCATCGCaggcaaacaatttttttggaaCAATTTCTTTCCTACATTTCTCTAAATGTtgcatatttttgtttttttcatCTACCGCTGAATGACTTTCTGTTGTTTCTTCTTCGGAATCGGAAGACCTGTAAAATGTTTCagcttctttctctttttctttcagcACCTTGCtgtttaataaaaaggaacgcaaaatttaataattgtccattaaaatgaaatatcaaaataaatttacattgcACGATTACTTACTCGACAATAGCGGACGACATTTTTAACTTAGCCGCCATTGTAGGAGCTTTCGGAAGTGCTGACAGTATTTTCTTTCTGTTCAAAAACTCTTCTAACGTTCTCTGCTTCGGTCTGTGATAAGGAAGAGAGACTTCGGTTTCTCTCATTAAACGTTGAGTTTCGCTTTGTATTTGTTTCATAGCCTCTTCTTTACTAGCTCTCAATGATACCTAAAAttgattacattatttttaaaaaattgtgatttataaaaaatttaattatcgaaattcTTTGGTTGATATACTTTTCTCTTTGTGAATTCATCGTGTTTCTTCTGTTTGGGTTCTTTGTCTTCCACATGGTTCAAAcgtgtttcattttcttcttctcctgaGTCTGAATCAATTAGAGACCTAAATCCAGTTGGTACctgtaaaataaacattttaatcattatctCCAACAATTAAATCCTCTGTTTACTATTTagaatcattaattaatatattccataCCTTTTCTTCAGTGTGTGTCATTTCTGTATTGCTCTTATTTAAGCTTACTGTATCATCTTCATCAGTATCACTGTCAAGCAGTCTGTTAGACTTAGAATTTTTCACATTTGAACGCTTTTTATCTTCAAAAAGATTACCAAAGTCTGTCGCTTCTTTTGTCTTAGAATTAAAATCATCCTCATCCTCAGAGTCGCTGTCCACTAtctttgaaattcttttaacatttctaGCTACATGTAACTCTTCATTATCCTCTGTGGAATCTTCTTCTTTATTTGCTTCATTTATTTCCTCCGaagttttattcaaattcgtTGAGTTTTCGTTATCAGTGCAATCATTGTTAACTATAGCAGGTGTTTCAGACATCTTCTCATTAGGTTCTTCAACCTTTGTATTAGTTTTTTCCTCTACGCATTTATCTACTTCACTAGACTCCATGTCAGTCTTTAAATCGTCGCCGCTTTCGCTCGTTTTCGcagaaaattctatattactatccatttctatttatttcaatctatCGGAAACTTTAAAAGTTCTCATATATAGTTTCacgtaaaatttgtattacaatatttatttatcgacatgtatctattaatattttaaaaaccaATACGATCgcgaatcaattaaaattggcaatttctaataattaacaatcatactgttttaaatttacaacACTACAAATCTTGCTGTCATGAAACTTCACAGTGTTCGCTGACAAATTTGGCGCGAAAGTATATCAACAAGTATCGCGCCATTGGTTATCGAGATAGAATAGAGACGAAATAATACGGATTATAGTGGAGGCCTCACTAGAGACAAAACACCTGTTGGAATGCGGGAGGATTGTAAACGGTCCTTCTTTTATATACCGCTAGGTCGCAGCTCGATCCGTTAGCAAGAATAGATGTAAAAgttttctttgctctgattggctgGCGATTCACTGCTGAGACAGAATCCACCGCTGATTCGATGCGCAGTACGATAATGGGGATACGCGGGTCAACATACGAATTTCCATTATTGTATATGTTGTTATGTTCGTTTCCGATTACTGTGATTTCTCACAGCGATTCAAATATAGTTTAGTCCTTTAGACAAGGACTTCTCGGAACCCTCTCTAACCTCTCCCTCTTACTCAGTCCTCGAGCcgaaatcttcgcgcgcggcacaccCCTTACAATGTTCGTTTCGACGGGCTTTTTACCCCTGCGCGCTCGACTCACGCGCACCGTCGAACCACCAATCACCTTCGATCTGCAACCGGCCGACAAATCAATGTCCAGCAAATTCATCAGCGCCCagctaattttcctattggctAAGAAGGAGTGAAGGAAAAGAAGCTGAAATAAAATGCAGAACTCCTCGGAAAACCTCAGATTAAATTCGACGGTCAAAGAAAGTACATCTTAGAGctctataaataaagtacCTTTTACTTAAAGTATTCGAAGTTTGTACATCTCTCTACAACCTTTCACGAGCAGAGCGGTTCAGCGCTCCACGGGCATCCGAACCACACCGAATTCCCTACATCGAACAATTCAGATCGTAAGAACTACTGTATCTAGAATATCATCATCATTGGCTCATCaaccaataaaaaatattgtttacacgATTACAAATATGTTTCCTCGTGTTATCCAAGTTACACGTCATTACATTCCGAAAGAAAACTTAATGACATCCTCGTTATGTTCCTGTCTCTGCCTGTTTCAATAATGTCAGATGTcaccattttttttctcgtatTACACATTACTATTCAACGCTATTCAAAATACGCGTAATCGACGCTGcttgttgaataatttcacgtttattattgtttacatTACCGTCACGAGGATTTATGATTTTTGAACGTTCACTGCACGTAAATTATTCGTCGCACAATGCATTAAGGATCCGAGAAACTAAATACGTGAATTATgacataaaattgttaatatcggtgtttttaagaaattggtAAATACAAATTGACGATacgcttttaaataatttataatatacttctcgaattaatcatttttcgtaCAATAAAGttgtcatttttttcaaacaatttaacatatcatatgtatatattacaatttatatattataatttacatgtTATATAAGTATTTATCTTGCAGCAGTTGGGTGGGATACATGACTTGCGATACTTGATTAGCATTGAACCTtggatttttgtattatatgtatgtatttacaCGTATTGTTACCTTTCCACTTTGATAAGGACATCACAAGGTAACAGAGTTGTTACTCCATTCGTACGatagtacataatatttttattcgactgtgATTCTacgaaaaggaagaaattaattagtgGAGTGTTTGTACAGaagctttttaaatattatcatgaGTCAGTTGAGAAAGCAATTCACGCAGGTGAAGTTCCCTGTGCCGTGGGGACACGTCGCCGCAAAAGCATATGGTTCTTCGAAAGAGAAGAGAATGCTGGTGGTGCACGGTATTTTAGACAATGCCGGGTCTTTCGACAGATTAATAGAATTACTACCAGAAGATTATGAGTACGTAAGCATAGACTTACCAGGACACGGACTGTCGTCATCATTTCCTTCTGGAGTACCGTTGCAATTCTTCGATtatgtttatacaattttactaGTTCTGGACGCTTTAAATTGGAAAACATGTATCTATCTAGCGCACAGTTTTGGTGCTCATATAGGATCGTACTTCAGTATATTGTATCCTGGCCGACTTGAAAGAATTATAGGTATTGATGGATATGTGCCAGACGCAGTCGACGATCTTGTTTCTTGTGCTCAAGAGATGTACGATTTAAATGCTTACGGTCGTGTCACGGACAGATTACACACTAAAGATGAAGTAATATATGCTTTACAGTACAAAAGGAAAGAGGCATTGAATACGGAAGCTGCAGAAGCTATGTTTACACGGGCGGTTACAAAAGTTGGagatttgtataaatataatcgtgATCCCAGATTAAGAATAATGACGCGTCCGTTGTGGAACATAAGGTCGCATATAGAATTCTGGAAGAATTTCACAACACCGAGCATGATCATCGTGGCAAACGGATCGtgtagaagaaatataatgGATAATATTACGAAGCAAATGGAGAGTGTGGTAAAAGATAGGAACCTGTTCGAGGTTGTTTTTGTGAACGGAACGCACGAcgtacataataattatcctGAAAGAGTGGCACCgcacatatataaatatctaaaaatcgACACAAagagtaaattataaatttttatttttataaaataactttttgtaCTACATAATAGTCCGTTTAACAGTAAATTTAGTTTAGTCAACAGCGAAAATCGTAGTAAATACCAgtatttatatacatgtatggggatagcatttaaaaaaatgtaaaacaaatgTACATTTCAAATGGGttacaattatacaaaaatggaGCATTTCACTAGGATCACTTTACTTTTATACGCACCACGCCCTCAACCTGTTGAACTTTTATGTATACCTCGTTACCTCGCAGGGCACTGCTTTTCAATTCATCTTCCAATAGTATTGCCGTATGATTCATGAAGGAACCGTTTCTCTTCGTATCGTAATTATAGTTCAACGTTAATCTGATTTTGTACCAGCAAATCAATGCGTTCGGCAATGGTCTGTTAGttgttgcatttatttttccaaagtTTACTATGCGTTCCGTAATTTCGCTGTCTTTCATTTctatcaatatatttatatcggaTGCGGGTTCGTGTAAATATAAACTtgaatttaaatcgaataattgatttatctGCAATACAGAGAGATAacacataaattaaaaaagaataagagggcattttttttataaagatagCCATTGTCTTACCTTAAATTCGTTAATGTGCTGAGCAATTCCATATGACTTTGTATTATCAAAAGTATTTCGTATATTCTGATAACTATTAAATCTCTGCAAAACATAaagattttcattaaaaattcaataaatcgaATTACTTTATATATGCAGAATATCGTATAATTGGTCGTAATcgtggaaataaatgaaaaattgttttaaaataaaatagagtaagTAATAACTGTTACAGCAAAACTGAATTAATTTGCACAGCTAGTTGACGAATATTTCGcgcgtaaattattttagttttgaATGATTACCTTCCCATATAACACCAATTATATGATACACtagtacatatataaatattccttAAGAAGTAcctttttagaatttcttttattaaatactaacgTTGATCCTCCTTGTAAATTTTCATCTTTAACATAAACCATATTCGGAAAATCTTCAGAAAATACAAGTTGACCTACAAGGAATATTTGTTCAGGTAATAAAATACCATTTGGTTTAAGCATACATCTGTAAAGTGcgttataaaacatttttaaaaacactTCAAACAAggcaaacagaaaatatttaaatctgatATACCTAAAGAATTCGTGACTGTGTTCTTGATCACGATCTTTCAGTTCTCCGTTAATGTCGAAATCGTGgacaaatatattatctaatGAAACTTTAATAGTATTGTATTTCGCTATAATGCAGATTTTCTCCTTAAAACCATtttgttttgcaatttcttctATGAGGAGACGGAGCACTTTGTTCTcggttttataatataaaatttgactgtatttattttcctttagTAACATTAGTCCGTAAACTGGGAAAGGAGACGTATCCAAAATACTATTGATCTCTTTATTAGTTAATGACTTGCTAACTTCGGTGAGCAACTTCATATATTCGAagtcatttaaaaatgttataacttctttcggtaaatgatataaaaatttcttctcgTTGTAACTGGTGTCCGCCGCATTATTTCCGGCGtaagaacattttaattttcctttcaatATTTCTCCGTGTATTGTTAATACATCTCCTTGCTTAAATAGCGTAGGTACTTTTGGGAAAACAGCAGTTTGCCAGCAGGTTTTTCTATCCGACGTGTCAATTGTTATTTCTTCGTCGAGGTGCAACTTAAACCAACTTACCAAACCGTCTACAATACCGTCGTATtcacattttacatttatcttACTTTTCACTCCGTCCACATTGTATTTCCGTAAATTCGTTATATCGTTAAAATTTACAGTGAATAGAACTTTTGgttctgtaatataattaactttcacatttttcaaatgttccGTATCATAGTATTCGTCGtctaataatatagatatattatcaaaatttaaaggACAGGAATTCTTTACTTGTTCAAAATCTACGGACGACCTGTTTCTCAAATATTCACATTCCACCGCTGCTACGTAAATTGTAGCGCTCATCGGTATTATTATGCCGTTTCTATTCAAGATATTCGTGTGAACACTTAATAAGGATGGTATTACACGTTCTCCGAATAAACCAGCGTCAAATGTTTCTGTTACTATTAATTTCActctgtaaaaaaatatatgtttcttTAACGGGataaaaactttattatatttacattgcaACCGACTATTataaaccaaaaaaaaaactgacCTCTCCGTAATATCGTCGGGTATTGTAAGATCTGTGGATAATTTGggcaataaaattatacctcTAGGATTGTTACTTTCGAATACTTTCtcagcaatttttatcatcGCCACTGAACATTCGCATGCGTAAACCTTTTTAGCGCCGGCACTTTGTGCGTACAAACTTAACAACCCTGTTCCAGTCCCTATATCTAATACTGTGTCGTATCCTTGAGAAATCTTCTTTCGTATTGCACGTTCGAACGCATTGTTCCTTTGTTTGTCGTTCAACATTGGAAAGTGCCACCTATCTACAGCCATGCTAAAtgcattttgtaaatttctttCTGCTGGCAGAAAATTTGGATTGGCTTGCAGAgctctttttaaatatcttattgCCCTTATTGGATCATTATTCCTTTAACAATATAGTTTTAATCCTCATTATATGGAATTTTAGCGGTCATGATATCTGTCacgttaaaaaatcaattttaaatcaacTAGTTGTACATTTACCAAAGCCACCAGTGCAAATTACCTTAAAAGATGAGccgcaaaattatttaacatacgTGGGTTATTCGGATAAATATCTAAAGAACGTGTATAACATAAAACAACGTCTGTGAATCTATGATCGCTGGCGAGCTGCATTCCCCATTGACCtgaaaagtaaatatttataactttttgTATTAGGACAGTATACAAAGTGTATACTATAAACATACAAAGTACGTTAACGAAAGCATCTTCGATCTCCAATCTCTTCGCTGGACTCAATTCTGCTACAACCGTGTAATATGCATACGCCTTTCCTACATTTCCAGTTCTGTCATGATCGCATGCCTTTTTCAATGATTCTGCTATTATGTTGTTTACTTccttttgcatttttaatgtaacgtgagaatttctttaatctctgcttatcataaaaatgcataCCACTTAATTTTCTCTAGAATAACATATAACGTTCTGTTAATATAAGcgtattacaataatattgtacgTATGAACTCAATCCATTGTCAACAAACAAATTAAGTTTCTCAGTActttaaagttaaaaatgcgaaacaatttctaacAATATACGAAC is a window encoding:
- the LOC144472489 gene encoding uncharacterized protein LOC144472489 translates to MDSNIEFSAKTSESGDDLKTDMESSEVDKCVEEKTNTKVEEPNEKMSETPAIVNNDCTDNENSTNLNKTSEEINEANKEEDSTEDNEELHVARNVKRISKIVDSDSEDEDDFNSKTKEATDFGNLFEDKKRSNVKNSKSNRLLDSDTDEDDTVSLNKSNTEMTHTEEKVPTGFRSLIDSDSGEEENETRLNHVEDKEPKQKKHDEFTKRKVSLRASKEEAMKQIQSETQRLMRETEVSLPYHRPKQRTLEEFLNRKKILSALPKAPTMAAKLKMSSAIVDKVLKEKEKEAETFYRSSDSEEETTESHSAVDEKNKNMQHLEKCRKEIVPKKLFACDELSVNDKEDNDANVMHEANVNITEINKTNSSSLMEVDTMEIDDTNELETLKDNCDVTATENADEHILSKITNEVEKSHKEENAIVQDEIIEIKDKETNVVKQSSHRNCDSGKYNLQTDDDSSNDSSSNVTDYAKMVKQSLGLTAEESDEYNEYGLSPPKLDITPKVKEKKTLLSVQNTTPKLRGAPGTVIDLTNDVKPNKSAISAFLDRFVNKHSKIKKEASDTSKVTVTQLIESPDGSSIEVKEILPYKLKDAEKVDPKLKKPGAKLVLLKQELEEKMAQKREEEWKEKEQEMKEHDIEWNETFDEEDKLSKLSSIATYESEGEEEEEEEEDLEEDDIYEKKEKKRRKCEFVDDEADVSDDEEVDDKDEIIEEDEDENFEKDEERLILEDDESSTCDSIDAKRKPFRRIVEPIEDDSRSCDTLNNEVNVILNNEKSLSSSTMPSDMFRESPNENEKDIPVSQAHVDSDFEQKSNHTPLIKKTNNYNFVSPATQLTALSTYLKDSEQMAQIGQESLVEESNSDFMASPLIGEFSQQCNSNPKKLLFTDQNDMNDDIMEDELMELCSGKFMTCGTGMNNSLDCSKLPDPTASNLPDGENLLKNSQESVTDKNSASTKKDAIHQQQMENNDSREKSGVLSNSDDENKGSTMQEITNRAKRRVKRLELSDDEEENEDSLSSDDDIQSECDEDKFIDYDSDENEVVVVPKKNIKQYAAGFLENEAELSESDCDVSADEDEKDMDKLELEEGDDEEIDETQVKNQLGKLHMKQMLDEDQKEVRILKELLFEEGDLFSESGRERKFKWKNINKQDTNDELQPCEDKDGCVDLSDEEDEAKWRKIRHEREKFLAERMINVDVEIENDLNNSEIFKFGMKILKKRRIDESRTENTLLDSSAPAAETRIPHTIADMLNSSNLKGNSHVIHNVMRKRSILARGEESLARIAALARQKDGPILPKNGKNFVFAHIDVAEDTTTETIVQRESIEKRETIVRRERQRYSKVKRKS
- the LOC144473692 gene encoding protein arginine N-methyltransferase 9 isoform X2 — protein: MQKEVNNIIAESLKKACDHDRTGNVGKAYAYYTVVAELSPAKRLEIEDAFVNVLCQWGMQLASDHRFTDVVLCYTRSLDIYPNNPRMLNNFAAHLLRNNDPIRAIRYLKRALQANPNFLPAERNLQNAFSMAVDRWHFPMLNDKQRNNAFERAIRKKISQGYDTVLDIGTGTGLLSLYAQSAGAKKVYACECSVAMIKIAEKVFESNNPRGIILLPKLSTDLTIPDDITERVKLIVTETFDAGLFGERVIPSLLSVHTNILNRNGIIIPMSATIYVAAVECEYLRNRSSVDFEQVKNSCPLNFDNISILLDDEYYDTEHLKNVKVNYITEPKVLFTVNFNDITNLRKYNVDGVKSKINVKCEYDGIVDGLVSWFKLHLDEEITIDTSDRKTCWQTAVFPKVPTLFKQGDVLTIHGEILKGKLKCSYAGNNAADTSYNEKKFLYHLPKEVITFLNDFEYMKLLTEVSKSLTNKEINSILDTSPFPVYGLMLLKENKYSQILYYKTENKVLRLLIEEIAKQNGFKEKICIIAKYNTIKVSLDNIFVHDFDINGELKDRDQEHSHEFFRCMLKPNGILLPEQIFLVGQLVFSEDFPNMVYVKDENLQGGSTDLIVIRIYEILLIIQSHMELLSTLTNLR
- the LOC144473694 gene encoding serine hydrolase-like protein — translated: MSQLRKQFTQVKFPVPWGHVAAKAYGSSKEKRMLVVHGILDNAGSFDRLIELLPEDYEYVSIDLPGHGLSSSFPSGVPLQFFDYVYTILLVLDALNWKTCIYLAHSFGAHIGSYFSILYPGRLERIIGIDGYVPDAVDDLVSCAQEMYDLNAYGRVTDRLHTKDEVIYALQYKRKEALNTEAAEAMFTRAVTKVGDLYKYNRDPRLRIMTRPLWNIRSHIEFWKNFTTPSMIIVANGSCRRNIMDNITKQMESVVKDRNLFEVVFVNGTHDVHNNYPERVAPHIYKYLKIDTKSKL
- the LOC144473692 gene encoding protein arginine N-methyltransferase 9 isoform X1; amino-acid sequence: MQKEVNNIIAESLKKACDHDRTGNVGKAYAYYTVVAELSPAKRLEIEDAFVNVLCQWGMQLASDHRFTDVVLCYTRSLDIYPNNPRMLNNFAAHLLRNNDPIRAIRYLKRALQANPNFLPAERNLQNAFSMAVDRWHFPMLNDKQRNNAFERAIRKKISQGYDTVLDIGTGTGLLSLYAQSAGAKKVYACECSVAMIKIAEKVFESNNPRGIILLPKLSTDLTIPDDITERVKLIVTETFDAGLFGERVIPSLLSVHTNILNRNGIIIPMSATIYVAAVECEYLRNRSSVDFEQVKNSCPLNFDNISILLDDEYYDTEHLKNVKVNYITEPKVLFTVNFNDITNLRKYNVDGVKSKINVKCEYDGIVDGLVSWFKLHLDEEITIDTSDRKTCWQTAVFPKVPTLFKQGDVLTIHGEILKGKLKCSYAGNNAADTSYNEKKFLYHLPKEVITFLNDFEYMKLLTEVSKSLTNKEINSILDTSPFPVYGLMLLKENKYSQILYYKTENKVLRLLIEEIAKQNGFKEKICIIAKYNTIKVSLDNIFVHDFDINGELKDRDQEHSHEFFRCMLKPNGILLPEQIFLVGQLVFSEDFPNMVYVKDENLQGGSTLVFNKRNSKKRFNSYQNIRNTFDNTKSYGIAQHINEFKINQLFDLNSSLYLHEPASDINILIEMKDSEITERIVNFGKINATTNRPLPNALICWYKIRLTLNYNYDTKRNGSFMNHTAILLEDELKSSALRGNEVYIKVQQVEGVVRIKVK
- the LOC144473692 gene encoding protein arginine N-methyltransferase 9 isoform X3, yielding MAVDRWHFPMLNDKQRNNAFERAIRKKISQGYDTVLDIGTGTGLLSLYAQSAGAKKVYACECSVAMIKIAEKVFESNNPRGIILLPKLSTDLTIPDDITERVKLIVTETFDAGLFGERVIPSLLSVHTNILNRNGIIIPMSATIYVAAVECEYLRNRSSVDFEQVKNSCPLNFDNISILLDDEYYDTEHLKNVKVNYITEPKVLFTVNFNDITNLRKYNVDGVKSKINVKCEYDGIVDGLVSWFKLHLDEEITIDTSDRKTCWQTAVFPKVPTLFKQGDVLTIHGEILKGKLKCSYAGNNAADTSYNEKKFLYHLPKEVITFLNDFEYMKLLTEVSKSLTNKEINSILDTSPFPVYGLMLLKENKYSQILYYKTENKVLRLLIEEIAKQNGFKEKICIIAKYNTIKVSLDNIFVHDFDINGELKDRDQEHSHEFFRCMLKPNGILLPEQIFLVGQLVFSEDFPNMVYVKDENLQGGSTLVFNKRNSKKRFNSYQNIRNTFDNTKSYGIAQHINEFKINQLFDLNSSLYLHEPASDINILIEMKDSEITERIVNFGKINATTNRPLPNALICWYKIRLTLNYNYDTKRNGSFMNHTAILLEDELKSSALRGNEVYIKVQQVEGVVRIKVK